The Fimbriimonadaceae bacterium genome has a segment encoding these proteins:
- a CDS encoding matrixin family metalloprotease — protein MENKLNIRSLLPAGILLVTAQAHAFNTFPSKWGAGGNNAESMSISHGTPGFATWSVMGAGLDIVGYDDDHTGHTTGDFSTLTSSDEEAMIASAFAQWSAVCGFTTAHVADGGVAGGAAEADGGHLGDIRIGTIDYFHYSQFGHCYMPSTEATFGLGGTIGGDIHIVSGLNWVDDPNDSAVDDDYDLYTIILHEVGHAIGLEDSDVVGTVMDPDYTGSRRVLTADDIAGAQYIYGAVPEPATMTILGLGAAALVRRRKANR, from the coding sequence ATGGAGAACAAGTTGAATATTCGATCCCTCTTGCCTGCGGGCATCCTCCTTGTCACTGCTCAGGCCCACGCCTTTAACACGTTTCCCAGTAAGTGGGGTGCAGGGGGCAACAACGCCGAATCGATGTCGATCAGCCACGGTACCCCAGGCTTTGCGACCTGGTCGGTGATGGGCGCCGGCCTGGACATCGTCGGATACGACGACGACCATACGGGTCACACGACCGGAGACTTCAGCACACTGACGTCCAGCGACGAAGAGGCGATGATCGCGTCGGCGTTCGCCCAATGGTCGGCGGTCTGCGGATTTACAACCGCCCACGTGGCCGACGGCGGCGTCGCCGGTGGAGCAGCGGAGGCGGACGGGGGTCATCTCGGCGACATCCGTATCGGCACCATCGACTACTTCCACTATAGCCAGTTCGGGCACTGCTACATGCCATCCACCGAGGCCACGTTTGGCCTGGGAGGCACCATCGGTGGCGACATCCACATTGTAAGTGGCTTGAACTGGGTCGACGACCCCAACGACAGTGCGGTCGACGATGATTACGACCTCTACACGATCATTCTTCACGAAGTCGGGCACGCGATCGGCCTTGAGGACTCGGACGTGGTCGGGACGGTGATGGACCCTGACTACACCGGTTCGCGACGGGTTCTCACCGCCGACGACATCGCCGGTGCCCAGTACATCTATGGTGCGGTCCCCGAACCCGCGACGATGACCATCCTTGGACTCGGTGCCGCGGCCCTGGTCCGACGCCGGAAAGCCAACCGCTAA
- a CDS encoding mechanosensitive ion channel family protein, which yields MTGQRGRWALLLTLATSLAAAQFPATSSGRPAVPDTLASPRATLRTFFDGMNEGDVMAAVATLDLTGVPVIERPTKGPQLANKLLAILNRELYIDVQKVPNLPDSKPYTVPIHRRNGDLVGEVVVDKSPDGAFRFTPTTLSRLDEVWNQVKSKPVIRGLMDPGEQKFDPAKWFGDAMPAELHSDFLGVARWKWILLTIMLVMGAFLALVAKGLAQLLGRVILRLKKSDGRYREIQRAGSAVGVFLFASVFAGLTPYLGLPGGLSGATAFIALLAQYAAAVLFVGAVWDGALKVVVSRHAARNDGEVDIVVPVISRLGMAVIILVAGLTLLAQVGVNVTAFLATLGIGGVMLALAAKDSVENLFGSVMVLVERPFKIGDWVKVGDVEGVVEDIRLRSTRVRTFEDSLIVMPNSTLVTTSVENFGKRRKRRFRTVLRVEYGTPPGALDTFAARIRDILHAERATVAESDVSYLNDFGPTGLHIIIQCYLDVPTWTDELRTRSEIITQVLAAAEDLGVKFAAPSTTASV from the coding sequence ATGACGGGCCAGCGGGGACGGTGGGCGTTACTCTTGACCCTCGCCACGTCGTTGGCGGCGGCGCAGTTCCCCGCCACAAGCTCCGGGCGTCCGGCGGTCCCTGACACCTTGGCTTCGCCCCGGGCGACCCTCCGGACATTCTTCGACGGCATGAACGAAGGCGACGTCATGGCCGCGGTGGCGACCCTGGACCTCACCGGCGTGCCGGTCATCGAACGCCCGACCAAGGGCCCGCAGCTCGCCAACAAGCTCCTGGCCATCCTCAACCGGGAACTCTACATCGACGTCCAGAAGGTCCCCAACCTCCCCGACTCAAAGCCGTACACGGTACCCATCCACCGCCGGAACGGTGACCTTGTCGGCGAGGTGGTCGTCGACAAGAGCCCGGACGGCGCGTTCCGCTTCACCCCGACCACGCTGAGTCGCCTCGACGAGGTGTGGAACCAAGTCAAGTCCAAACCGGTGATCCGCGGACTCATGGACCCCGGGGAGCAAAAGTTCGACCCCGCGAAGTGGTTTGGCGACGCCATGCCCGCCGAACTCCACTCCGACTTCTTGGGTGTCGCCCGGTGGAAATGGATCTTGCTCACGATCATGCTCGTGATGGGCGCCTTCCTGGCCCTCGTCGCGAAGGGACTCGCCCAGCTTCTGGGTAGGGTCATCCTGCGCCTCAAAAAGTCGGACGGGCGCTACCGGGAGATCCAGCGCGCGGGATCGGCCGTCGGCGTCTTTCTCTTCGCTTCGGTGTTCGCCGGTTTGACGCCCTACCTCGGCCTGCCCGGCGGGCTTTCTGGGGCGACCGCGTTCATCGCCTTGCTCGCCCAATACGCCGCCGCAGTGCTCTTCGTCGGCGCGGTGTGGGACGGCGCGCTGAAGGTCGTCGTGAGCCGTCACGCCGCCCGAAACGACGGCGAGGTCGACATCGTCGTCCCGGTGATTTCCCGGCTTGGCATGGCGGTCATCATCCTTGTCGCCGGCCTCACGCTCCTCGCCCAGGTCGGTGTCAATGTGACCGCTTTCCTCGCTACCCTGGGCATTGGCGGCGTCATGTTGGCCCTGGCGGCAAAGGACAGCGTCGAGAACCTCTTCGGCTCGGTCATGGTGCTCGTCGAACGCCCGTTCAAGATCGGCGACTGGGTGAAGGTCGGCGATGTCGAGGGGGTCGTCGAAGACATCCGCTTGCGTTCGACGCGGGTCCGCACCTTCGAGGACTCGTTGATCGTCATGCCCAACAGCACCTTGGTGACGACCAGCGTCGAGAACTTCGGTAAGCGCCGGAAGCGGCGGTTTCGCACCGTGCTAAGGGTGGAATACGGCACCCCACCGGGCGCATTGGACACTTTTGCCGCCCGCATCCGCGACATCCTCCACGCAGAGCGGGCCACCGTCGCCGAGTCAGACGTCTCCTATCTCAACGACTTCGGGCCGACCGGTCTCCACATCATCATCCAGTGCTACTTGGACGTGCCGACATGGACCGACGAGTTGCGGACGCGGTCGGAGATCATCACCCAAGTGCTGGCGGCGGCCGAGGACCTCGGGGTCAAGTTCGCCGCCCCCAGTACCACTGCCTCGGTGTGA
- a CDS encoding M20/M25/M40 family metallo-hydrolase, with amino-acid sequence MWKRTLLLVSGVALVAAANAQGDPQTVAKIIAEGKGANKARFILERITIDFGSRLTSSSYLHQAQLWAVDQFKSFGCSNVHMEKWGEYPVGFDRARGGFVSRMTSPVVRELQFTTPSWTPGTDGLAKGQAVLEPATKAEFDKIKGSLKGKWLVRRAQTEMKADERLELFKEAGKAGALGVVQGARSELVVTSGRYKFEWDDRPTQTHITVRKSDYDAIVEGLAKGKVELEFNIPQKMYKGPVPNYNVIAEIKGTEKPDEVVIVSGHYDSWDGPGSQGALDNGTGSSVTLEAARLLLAVGAKPKRTIRFILWSGEEQGLFGSRGYVKDHEKEMDKISACLVDDGGTNYWGGFVGLATQQAMFQPSIDALNAAFPELPMKFVTQARMPRGGGSDHASFNAVGVPGFFTLETGVSDYTYVHHTQHDKLEAAINAYLIQSSTAAAVTAYNLACADTMMPRGPKPAAPSSGR; translated from the coding sequence GTGTGGAAACGGACTCTGCTTCTCGTAAGCGGTGTCGCCCTCGTGGCCGCCGCAAACGCTCAGGGTGACCCCCAGACGGTCGCCAAGATCATCGCCGAAGGGAAGGGTGCCAACAAGGCCCGGTTCATCCTTGAACGGATCACGATTGACTTTGGGTCGCGCCTGACCTCGTCGTCGTACCTGCACCAGGCCCAACTATGGGCGGTCGACCAGTTTAAGTCCTTTGGGTGCAGCAACGTGCACATGGAGAAGTGGGGTGAGTACCCGGTCGGCTTCGACCGCGCCCGGGGCGGTTTTGTTTCCCGCATGACTTCGCCGGTCGTCCGAGAACTGCAGTTCACGACGCCGAGCTGGACACCTGGCACGGACGGCCTGGCCAAGGGACAGGCGGTCTTGGAGCCGGCGACGAAGGCGGAGTTCGACAAGATCAAGGGGTCGCTGAAGGGCAAGTGGCTGGTCCGTCGCGCCCAGACCGAGATGAAGGCGGACGAGCGGCTGGAACTCTTCAAAGAAGCGGGGAAGGCCGGTGCGCTTGGCGTCGTCCAAGGGGCGCGGAGCGAGCTTGTCGTCACCAGCGGTCGCTACAAGTTTGAGTGGGACGACCGCCCGACCCAAACCCACATCACCGTCCGCAAGAGCGACTATGACGCGATCGTCGAGGGTCTTGCCAAGGGGAAGGTAGAGCTAGAATTCAATATCCCGCAAAAGATGTACAAGGGCCCCGTGCCCAATTACAACGTCATCGCGGAGATCAAGGGCACCGAGAAGCCCGACGAAGTCGTCATTGTAAGTGGTCACTATGACAGTTGGGACGGTCCGGGGAGCCAGGGCGCGCTCGACAATGGCACCGGGTCAAGCGTCACCTTGGAGGCGGCGCGGTTGCTCCTCGCAGTGGGCGCTAAACCCAAGCGCACGATCCGCTTCATCTTGTGGAGCGGTGAGGAGCAGGGCCTCTTTGGCTCTCGCGGCTATGTCAAGGACCACGAGAAGGAAATGGACAAGATCAGCGCCTGCCTCGTCGATGACGGCGGAACGAACTACTGGGGCGGGTTTGTCGGCCTGGCGACCCAGCAGGCGATGTTCCAGCCTTCGATCGACGCCCTCAATGCGGCGTTTCCCGAGTTACCCATGAAGTTCGTCACCCAGGCGCGGATGCCGCGAGGCGGAGGAAGCGACCACGCGAGCTTCAACGCCGTCGGCGTCCCCGGGTTCTTCACTCTTGAGACGGGGGTCAGCGACTACACCTACGTCCACCACACCCAGCACGACAAGTTGGAAGCGGCGATCAACGCTTACCTGATCCAGTCCAGCACGGCCGCGGCGGTCACCGCGTACAACCTGGCTTGTGCGGACACGATGATGCCGCGCGGGCCGAAGCCGGCCGCACCGAGCAGCGGAAGATAG
- a CDS encoding GNAT family N-acetyltransferase, which produces MVRLVTADDDPSVVAAPIAKSFYDYIIPRRAFAHSPGRYESWVDRMMRESVERRVRAGVPVFVAEEDSAAVGVAMLNLPEIERSSEAVDSFERFLREAGPETRAFFEMFFATVDPLPFPTPHVYVSMLGVDPAYQGRGYGADLLAAAMGFARSRPGCVGLCLETEVESNVAWYERQGFRVVATAHFDGVDVWAMHRPAW; this is translated from the coding sequence ATGGTCCGTCTTGTCACCGCCGATGACGACCCATCAGTCGTCGCCGCGCCCATCGCCAAGTCGTTCTACGACTACATCATCCCCCGCCGGGCGTTCGCGCATTCCCCGGGGCGGTATGAGTCGTGGGTCGACCGCATGATGCGTGAATCGGTGGAGCGTCGGGTCAGGGCGGGAGTCCCCGTCTTTGTGGCCGAAGAGGACAGTGCCGCCGTCGGCGTCGCCATGCTGAACCTGCCCGAAATTGAAAGGTCGTCGGAGGCCGTGGACTCCTTTGAGCGATTCCTCCGTGAAGCTGGCCCCGAGACACGGGCGTTCTTTGAGATGTTCTTTGCCACGGTCGATCCTCTCCCCTTCCCCACGCCCCATGTGTATGTCTCAATGCTCGGCGTCGACCCTGCCTACCAAGGCCGTGGGTACGGGGCAGACTTGCTGGCCGCAGCCATGGGGTTCGCCCGGTCCCGGCCCGGTTGCGTCGGGCTCTGCCTCGAGACTGAGGTCGAGTCCAACGTCGCCTGGTATGAGCGTCAAGGCTTCAGGGTCGTCGCGACGGCCCACTTCGACGGCGTCGACGTCTGGGCGATGCACCGACCCGCGTGGTAG
- a CDS encoding D-aminoacylase: MIAAACLVLAVLQPAIVVQGGVVYDGTGAPGRVADVRVEGGRVRAVGTDLARPGDEVIDARGMAVAPGFIDSHSHADEGVFEDPDAETQIRQGVTTAVVGEDGGSAYPVRDFFRRLELEPVALNFASFVGHGTVRGLVVGPDDRPSTANERLRMAEMVAAEMRDGALGLSSGLEYQPGRYADTKELVELAQAAGRSGGMYISHVRNEDVAAFKAFEELVEVARRAHVPAQINHIKLGAASVWGRAKDVLKLMDKAEQEGLDITADVYPYLYWQSTVRVIIATEQFDDRKQWEAGLQMIGGPEHVLLTRYSPDPSWEGKTIAALSRQTGKDAVTLIQQIIHECYDKGKDGRESVVVTAMSEDDLQTFLRDPRVSICSDGGLHGSHPRGAGTFPRVLGVYVREKGVLTLPEAVRKMTSMPAKRFGLRDRGRLATGYWADIVVFDPKTILDKATTTSPQAKPVGIDTVLVNGVKVLSRGALTHARPGLPLRRPR, translated from the coding sequence GTGATCGCCGCCGCCTGCCTTGTCCTTGCCGTGCTCCAACCTGCGATCGTGGTGCAGGGCGGTGTCGTGTACGACGGCACGGGAGCGCCAGGGCGTGTCGCCGACGTCCGGGTCGAAGGCGGGCGGGTGCGCGCGGTCGGCACCGACTTGGCACGGCCGGGAGACGAGGTCATCGACGCCCGGGGCATGGCCGTGGCCCCGGGGTTCATCGACTCGCACAGCCATGCTGACGAAGGGGTCTTCGAGGACCCTGACGCTGAGACCCAGATCCGTCAGGGCGTCACGACCGCCGTGGTCGGGGAGGACGGCGGGTCTGCGTATCCCGTCCGAGACTTCTTCAGGCGGCTCGAACTCGAGCCGGTCGCGCTGAACTTCGCCAGCTTTGTCGGCCACGGCACCGTCCGTGGCCTTGTCGTCGGACCGGACGACCGTCCCTCCACCGCGAACGAAAGGCTGAGGATGGCTGAGATGGTCGCCGCGGAGATGCGCGACGGGGCACTTGGGCTCTCCAGCGGGCTCGAGTATCAGCCGGGCCGGTACGCCGACACCAAGGAGTTGGTCGAGCTCGCCCAGGCCGCCGGAAGATCCGGAGGCATGTACATCAGCCACGTGCGGAACGAAGATGTGGCCGCGTTCAAGGCGTTTGAGGAACTGGTCGAGGTGGCCCGGCGCGCCCACGTGCCTGCCCAGATCAACCACATCAAGCTAGGGGCCGCGTCGGTCTGGGGCCGGGCCAAAGACGTCCTTAAGCTCATGGACAAAGCGGAGCAGGAGGGCTTGGACATCACCGCCGACGTCTACCCCTACCTGTACTGGCAATCGACTGTCCGGGTCATCATCGCCACCGAGCAGTTCGACGACCGTAAGCAATGGGAAGCTGGCCTCCAGATGATCGGCGGCCCCGAACACGTCCTCCTCACAAGGTATTCGCCTGACCCGTCCTGGGAAGGCAAGACCATCGCCGCCCTCTCGCGTCAGACGGGTAAGGACGCCGTGACCTTGATCCAGCAGATCATCCATGAGTGCTATGACAAGGGCAAAGACGGTCGGGAAAGTGTCGTCGTGACCGCGATGTCGGAAGACGACTTGCAGACGTTCCTGCGAGACCCCCGCGTCTCGATCTGCAGTGACGGCGGGCTCCACGGTTCGCACCCGCGCGGAGCGGGGACCTTTCCACGGGTTTTGGGGGTCTATGTCCGGGAGAAGGGAGTCCTCACCCTTCCGGAGGCGGTCCGCAAGATGACGTCGATGCCGGCCAAGCGGTTCGGACTCAGGGACAGGGGCCGCTTGGCCACCGGTTATTGGGCCGACATCGTGGTCTTCGATCCCAAGACCATTTTGGACAAGGCCACGACGACTTCGCCCCAGGCCAAGCCGGTAGGCATCGACACGGTCTTGGTCAACGGAGTGAAGGTCTTGTCTCGCGGCGCACTCACTCACGCGCGTCCCGGTTTGCCTTTGCGTCGGCCAAGGTGA
- a CDS encoding outer membrane beta-barrel protein, whose translation MNLRLAALTLCAVLATTALAADKENPFSARAGLFWPMSSHTRSETKTLGFGLGVSYQLPNLNMGAYNNANWGLDLDGMWVGSGGNKIEAYDLMLVGRWMNTNLHAGQMSFYYGAGVGLSRMRGESTTTTTSGGGGGGGGGELVSSREPVVTTTTNSESKTSLAGKILIGTMLSKQAFAELAFRIAPSVNGINTNGLSLQIGYKF comes from the coding sequence ATGAACCTGCGGCTTGCCGCATTGACCCTTTGTGCCGTTCTTGCCACCACTGCACTTGCTGCCGACAAGGAGAATCCGTTTTCCGCCCGCGCCGGGTTGTTTTGGCCGATGTCGAGCCACACCCGGAGTGAGACAAAGACCCTGGGCTTTGGCCTGGGAGTCAGCTACCAGCTCCCCAACCTCAACATGGGCGCGTACAACAACGCCAACTGGGGCCTTGACCTTGACGGAATGTGGGTCGGGAGTGGCGGCAACAAGATCGAGGCGTATGACCTGATGTTGGTCGGCCGCTGGATGAACACGAACCTGCACGCGGGCCAGATGTCGTTCTACTACGGTGCCGGTGTCGGACTCTCCCGGATGAGGGGCGAGAGCACGACCACGACCACCAGTGGCGGCGGTGGTGGCGGTGGCGGCGGTGAATTGGTGAGCAGCCGCGAGCCGGTCGTGACGACGACGACGAACTCGGAGTCCAAGACGTCCCTTGCCGGCAAGATCCTCATCGGCACGATGCTGAGCAAGCAGGCGTTCGCCGAGCTGGCCTTCCGTATCGCGCCGAGCGTCAACGGTATCAACACCAACGGCCTTTCCCTGCAGATCGGTTACAAGTTCTAA
- a CDS encoding DUF4349 domain-containing protein has translation MNEREDLKAYLDGELSESRAEEVRLALERDHDLREEYTFMKLLTKEIQSTIKEPEVKGVDGARAAVKCKPWFLKPPALVVQCVAAFFVIGVVGSKIVPKLGSRGNVVAAEVSADRATGRAMPEKSKEALDATPMEERAPAHSAVEQKAAAPARTPDASPPPLSMPNVTQRDVVKTGSLGVKVKDAKQAMQEMTDTVKAMGGYVESSSVNVTDHDTVGHMALRVPAASFETLVSNVRRMGELMSESLGGQDVTAPLADMGARLRVLRGEEESYVQMLRQSRRLQDTLDLRDRLTNVREEIESIEAQRKALANVAAMSSLNVQLTQPKSDPAFKPGDWFGEATTGATQTLLDVGKTVVSGALYVAILSPVWAPVALVVWLVSRRRKAA, from the coding sequence GTGAACGAACGTGAAGACCTGAAGGCGTATCTGGACGGAGAGTTGTCAGAGTCACGCGCGGAAGAAGTCCGCCTGGCCCTGGAACGCGACCATGACCTTCGCGAGGAGTACACGTTCATGAAACTGCTCACGAAAGAGATCCAAAGCACCATCAAGGAACCGGAGGTCAAGGGTGTTGACGGCGCCCGGGCGGCCGTAAAGTGCAAGCCGTGGTTCCTCAAACCCCCTGCGCTGGTCGTCCAGTGCGTCGCCGCCTTCTTCGTCATCGGGGTCGTCGGGTCCAAGATCGTCCCGAAGCTCGGGTCTAGGGGAAATGTCGTCGCGGCAGAGGTGTCCGCCGACCGGGCGACGGGCCGGGCCATGCCGGAGAAGTCAAAGGAGGCGCTGGACGCCACACCGATGGAGGAACGGGCGCCCGCGCACTCCGCCGTCGAACAAAAGGCGGCCGCCCCGGCCCGGACCCCGGACGCCAGCCCACCGCCCCTGTCCATGCCCAATGTGACCCAGCGCGACGTGGTCAAGACCGGCTCGCTGGGGGTGAAGGTCAAGGACGCCAAGCAGGCCATGCAAGAGATGACCGACACGGTCAAGGCGATGGGCGGCTACGTGGAGTCCAGCAGCGTCAACGTCACCGACCACGACACCGTTGGCCATATGGCGCTCCGAGTCCCCGCCGCCAGCTTTGAGACCTTGGTGAGCAACGTCAGGCGCATGGGCGAGTTGATGAGCGAGTCGTTGGGCGGCCAGGACGTCACGGCCCCCCTCGCCGACATGGGTGCCCGCCTGAGGGTGCTCCGCGGCGAAGAGGAATCCTACGTCCAGATGCTGCGGCAAAGCCGTCGGCTCCAGGACACCCTTGACTTGCGCGACCGGCTGACCAACGTGCGGGAAGAGATTGAAAGTATTGAAGCCCAACGGAAGGCCCTGGCCAACGTCGCCGCAATGTCCAGTCTTAATGTCCAGCTCACCCAACCCAAGTCTGACCCTGCGTTCAAGCCGGGCGACTGGTTCGGCGAGGCCACCACGGGCGCGACCCAGACGCTTCTCGACGTCGGAAAGACCGTCGTCAGCGGAGCGCTGTACGTCGCGATCCTCAGCCCGGTGTGGGCTCCGGTCGCCCTGGTCGTCTGGCTGGTGTCCCGCCGACGGAAGGCCGCCTGA
- a CDS encoding RNA polymerase sigma factor — MGERTEMDGLVIRAQRGDRGAMDRLVCEHYARVYRFCARRLGETAGQDAAQETFVTMVKSIGSYAGRSAFPTWLLGVAHRTCMALARKRRLEPMPLEAWHDGGTDTESAVIDRLALGKALRNLSTEHREVLVMHEVEGLRYAEIAEILDVPEGTVKSRLHHAFLNLRKDLSGGAV, encoded by the coding sequence ATGGGCGAGCGAACTGAAATGGACGGCCTCGTCATCCGGGCCCAAAGGGGCGACCGCGGCGCGATGGACCGGCTGGTGTGCGAACACTACGCCCGGGTCTACCGCTTCTGCGCCCGAAGGCTCGGCGAGACCGCCGGACAGGACGCCGCACAGGAGACGTTCGTGACCATGGTGAAGTCGATCGGCAGTTACGCGGGACGGTCAGCGTTCCCGACGTGGCTGCTCGGCGTCGCCCACCGCACCTGTATGGCCCTGGCCCGCAAACGGCGGCTGGAGCCGATGCCCCTTGAGGCCTGGCACGACGGCGGGACTGACACGGAGTCCGCCGTCATCGACCGCTTGGCCTTGGGCAAAGCCCTCCGCAACCTGAGCACCGAACATCGTGAAGTGCTGGTGATGCACGAGGTCGAAGGGCTCCGGTACGCCGAGATCGCCGAGATCCTCGACGTGCCGGAAGGGACGGTGAAGTCTCGCCTTCACCATGCCTTCTTGAACCTGCGCAAGGATTTGTCAGGAGGTGCAGTGTGA
- the upp gene encoding uracil phosphoribosyltransferase → MSLRTVDHPLAAHLLAGLRDADTEPAVFRRLSRTLATLLVLEATRTLKTKVVPVQTPLATVDQAVLAQGLAVVPVLRAGLGLMEAALDCFPDVAVGYIGLERDHESAIASSYYCKLPDLAGRLTLCCDPMLATGGSASQALSVLKRNGAKDLVMVCVVAAPEGLAVLQADHPDVPVVAAALDHHLDERKYIVPGLGDYGDRLFGTL, encoded by the coding sequence ATGAGCTTGAGGACCGTAGACCACCCATTGGCCGCCCACCTCTTGGCGGGCCTACGCGACGCCGACACCGAGCCGGCGGTGTTCCGCCGGCTCAGCCGCACCCTCGCGACGCTCCTGGTCCTGGAGGCGACCAGGACTTTGAAGACCAAGGTTGTGCCCGTCCAGACCCCGTTAGCGACGGTGGACCAGGCCGTCCTCGCCCAGGGTCTGGCCGTGGTCCCCGTCCTCAGGGCCGGGCTGGGGCTTATGGAGGCGGCCCTCGACTGCTTCCCCGACGTCGCTGTGGGATACATCGGCCTGGAGCGGGACCACGAGTCCGCCATCGCCAGCAGCTATTACTGCAAGCTTCCCGACCTCGCCGGTCGCCTGACCCTGTGCTGTGACCCGATGCTGGCGACCGGGGGCTCGGCGAGTCAGGCGCTCAGTGTGCTCAAGCGAAACGGAGCCAAAGACCTCGTCATGGTGTGTGTCGTCGCCGCGCCCGAAGGCCTCGCCGTCCTCCAAGCCGACCATCCCGACGTCCCGGTCGTGGCCGCCGCCCTGGACCACCACTTGGACGAACGGAAGTACATCGTCCCAGGTCTTGGGGACTATGGCGACCGTCTGTTCGGAACGCTCTAA
- the glmU gene encoding bifunctional UDP-N-acetylglucosamine diphosphorylase/glucosamine-1-phosphate N-acetyltransferase GlmU translates to MTPSGSPVGVVLAAGQGTRMKSAKPKVLHPVCGLSMVEWVVRVLRQAGIDRVVVVVGFGGDQVREALAGQRVEFVEQKERLGTGHAVMQAAPLLAGHDGVTVVSAGDTPLLLPETVKFLIDSCNSGATAALSTAHLPEPGSYGRIVRDDAGRFQAIVEAKDCTPEQLRLTEWNPALYAFHNPALLAALPRLTQANAQGEYYLTDVLGLVATDGHRVDAVPAEDADQFDGVNDRWQLAEAGTKMRRRILRRHAEAGVTVLDPESTTVGPDVVIGPETVVHPNTIIDGATTIGANCELGPNTWIKDCVLGDGVRAYMSHLERAEMGDGCRCGPFANMRPGARLAPNVKIGNFVEVKNSTLGADTSVSHLTYIGDAEVGERTNIGAGTITCNYDGFAKHKTTIGSDVFVGSNSTLVAPVNVGDDSMVAAGSVVTKDVPEGDMAIGRGKQENKDGWYRRWRTTKQSNGQ, encoded by the coding sequence ATGACCCCTTCCGGCTCCCCCGTGGGCGTCGTCTTGGCCGCGGGCCAAGGCACGCGGATGAAGAGCGCCAAGCCGAAGGTGCTCCATCCCGTGTGCGGCCTGTCCATGGTCGAATGGGTCGTGCGCGTCTTGCGCCAAGCCGGGATCGACCGGGTGGTCGTGGTCGTGGGCTTTGGCGGAGACCAGGTCCGGGAGGCCTTGGCGGGACAGAGGGTCGAGTTTGTCGAGCAGAAGGAGCGGCTCGGCACCGGTCATGCGGTCATGCAAGCCGCACCCTTGCTCGCCGGGCACGACGGCGTGACCGTCGTGAGCGCCGGCGACACACCGCTCCTGTTGCCGGAGACGGTCAAGTTTCTGATCGACTCGTGCAATTCAGGGGCGACCGCGGCCCTTTCGACCGCACATCTGCCCGAACCGGGTTCATACGGGAGGATCGTCCGCGACGACGCAGGGCGGTTTCAGGCCATCGTCGAGGCAAAAGACTGCACACCCGAGCAATTGCGTCTGACCGAGTGGAACCCGGCCCTCTACGCCTTTCACAACCCGGCGTTGCTGGCCGCCTTGCCTAGGCTCACCCAGGCGAACGCCCAGGGTGAGTACTACCTCACCGACGTGTTGGGTTTGGTCGCGACGGACGGACACCGGGTGGACGCGGTCCCTGCCGAAGACGCCGACCAATTTGACGGGGTCAACGACCGCTGGCAACTCGCCGAGGCGGGCACCAAGATGCGGAGGCGCATTCTGCGAAGGCACGCCGAGGCCGGCGTCACCGTCCTGGACCCGGAGAGCACGACGGTCGGGCCGGACGTCGTCATCGGGCCAGAGACGGTCGTCCATCCCAACACGATCATTGACGGGGCGACGACAATCGGGGCGAATTGCGAGCTCGGGCCAAACACCTGGATCAAGGACTGCGTCCTAGGTGACGGTGTCCGTGCCTACATGAGCCATCTGGAGCGCGCCGAGATGGGTGACGGATGCCGGTGCGGGCCGTTCGCCAACATGCGCCCGGGAGCCCGGCTGGCCCCCAATGTCAAGATCGGCAACTTCGTCGAGGTCAAGAACTCGACCCTTGGGGCGGACACAAGCGTCTCCCATCTGACCTACATCGGGGACGCGGAGGTGGGGGAACGGACCAACATCGGTGCCGGGACGATCACCTGCAACTACGACGGGTTTGCCAAGCACAAGACAACGATCGGGAGCGACGTCTTTGTGGGTTCAAACAGTACTCTTGTCGCTCCCGTCAATGTCGGTGACGACAGCATGGTCGCGGCGGGTAGCGTCGTGACCAAAGACGTTCCCGAGGGGGACATGGCGATCGGTAGGGGCAAGCAGGAGAACAAAGACGGATGGTACAGGCGATGGCGAACCACGAAACAGAGCAACGGCCAGTGA